Proteins from one uncultured Cohaesibacter sp. genomic window:
- the uxuA gene encoding mannonate dehydratase, giving the protein MKQTWRWYGPNDPVTLDDIRQAGATGIVTALHEVPNGTVWSREAIAERKKIIEDKGLVWSVVESIPLHEDIKLQRGDYKTLIANWGESLRNLALEGVNNICYNFMPVLDWTRTDLAWELPTGARCLRFDADRFAAFDLYILERAEAQDEYTDEEKASAKACFDAMTEDDKNLLVRNMIAGLPGSEESYTIEQFRAQLNLYKEIDADKLREHLAEFLNTVLPIADEVGAVMAIHPDDPPRPLFGLPRIVSTVEDMRALRAINQSPANGFTLCTGSYGVRGDNDLTAMIDEFADFIHFFHLRSTQRDGKSFYEANHLEGDGNLVEVIKHFKSVEDKVGKSIPFRPDHGHQILDDLTRRSNPGYPAIGRLRGLAELRGAMAALGGNLD; this is encoded by the coding sequence ATGAAACAGACCTGGCGCTGGTACGGGCCTAATGATCCGGTCACCCTTGACGACATCCGTCAGGCTGGGGCCACCGGCATTGTCACCGCTCTGCATGAAGTTCCAAACGGCACCGTTTGGAGCCGCGAAGCGATTGCCGAGCGCAAAAAGATCATCGAAGACAAGGGACTTGTCTGGTCTGTTGTTGAATCCATCCCGCTGCATGAAGACATCAAGCTTCAGCGCGGTGACTACAAGACCCTGATTGCAAACTGGGGTGAATCCCTGCGCAATCTGGCCTTGGAAGGGGTCAACAACATTTGCTACAACTTCATGCCTGTTCTGGACTGGACCCGGACCGATCTGGCTTGGGAATTGCCTACCGGTGCCCGCTGCCTGCGCTTTGACGCAGACCGCTTTGCAGCCTTCGATCTGTATATTCTCGAACGTGCAGAAGCACAGGACGAATATACGGACGAGGAAAAGGCTTCGGCAAAAGCCTGCTTTGATGCGATGACAGAAGATGACAAAAATCTTCTGGTGCGCAACATGATCGCTGGTCTGCCCGGTTCTGAAGAGAGCTACACCATCGAGCAGTTCCGTGCCCAGCTCAATCTCTACAAGGAGATTGATGCGGACAAACTGCGCGAGCATCTGGCCGAGTTCCTGAACACGGTTCTGCCGATTGCCGATGAAGTGGGCGCAGTCATGGCGATCCATCCCGATGATCCGCCCCGTCCGCTGTTTGGTCTGCCACGTATCGTTTCCACCGTAGAAGACATGCGTGCTCTCAGGGCCATCAACCAGAGCCCGGCCAATGGCTTTACCCTGTGCACCGGTTCCTACGGTGTGCGTGGCGACAATGACCTAACGGCAATGATCGACGAATTCGCCGACTTCATTCACTTCTTCCATCTGCGTTCCACCCAGCGCGACGGCAAGAGCTTCTATGAAGCCAACCATCTGGAAGGCGACGGCAATCTGGTTGAAGTCATCAAGCACTTCAAGAGCGTGGAAGACAAGGTGGGCAAATCGATTCCGTTCCGCCCAGACCACGGTCATCAGATTCTCGATGATCTGACCCGTCGCTCCAATCCCGGCTATCCGGCGATTGGACGTTTGAGAGGCCTTGCCGAATTGCGCGGCGCCATGGCCGCTCTGGGCGGTAATCTCGACTAA
- a CDS encoding glycoside hydrolase family 2 TIM barrel-domain containing protein → MVLERSELAENALQCLHDEAYDAPYNWQNLNHETLIFTGGREGESLDGAWNFCVDLLDTGLRQKWFEMDQMDPEERIEPYDYDPYMGEQVVVPSNWQMLKEKWYFFEGSAWYSRSFNAASLSADERKFLRIGAAQYDCKLFLNGEFLGNHYGGSTPFCVELTEKLREGENWLMLCVNNTRTLDRVPMRNTDWFNYGGVYREVELYTTPKTFIRDLFVSLVPDGTYSRIAIEAVLDGPDAKGAQVEIQLPDLGINTVIASSQDGLAKAEIEASPELWSPSTPRLYDVIARLGEDEVRDRVGFRQIEQVGAGLLLNGKPLFLRGISVHEDDKVKGKVTSKEDLERRFAHAKDLNCNFLRLAHYPHHEMAAKMADELGFLLWEEIPVYWAIDFENPATFKDAQNQLIELIKRDRNRASVIIWSVGNENPDTDARLDFMRRLSETAKQVDPTRLTSAACLINHAKKKIEDRLSNYIDVIGINEYYGWYEENFEDLVEIGVNSSPDKPVVISETGADADISAAGPKKGLFSEAYQTEVYEKQIATLRELDYVKGISPWILYDFRVERRQNVFQRGGNKKGLIDADKATKKEAFHKLAAFYAEKRLEGEQ, encoded by the coding sequence ATGGTTCTCGAGCGATCTGAATTGGCGGAAAATGCCCTCCAGTGCCTTCATGATGAAGCCTACGACGCCCCCTACAATTGGCAGAATCTCAATCATGAAACCCTGATTTTTACTGGTGGCCGTGAAGGCGAAAGCCTCGATGGAGCTTGGAATTTCTGTGTTGACCTTCTGGATACCGGTCTTCGTCAGAAATGGTTCGAAATGGACCAGATGGACCCTGAAGAGCGTATCGAGCCTTATGATTACGATCCCTATATGGGCGAGCAGGTGGTGGTGCCTTCCAACTGGCAGATGCTGAAAGAGAAATGGTATTTCTTTGAAGGCAGCGCCTGGTATAGCCGCTCCTTCAATGCCGCATCCCTTAGTGCGGACGAACGCAAATTCCTGCGCATTGGCGCAGCGCAGTATGACTGCAAATTATTCCTCAACGGCGAGTTTCTGGGCAACCACTATGGCGGATCTACCCCTTTCTGCGTCGAGCTGACCGAAAAGCTCCGCGAGGGGGAAAACTGGCTAATGCTGTGTGTCAATAACACCCGCACGCTGGATCGTGTGCCAATGCGCAACACGGACTGGTTCAACTATGGTGGTGTCTATCGTGAGGTTGAACTCTACACGACACCCAAAACCTTCATTCGTGATCTCTTTGTCAGCCTCGTACCCGACGGCACCTATAGCCGCATTGCCATTGAGGCGGTGCTAGATGGTCCTGATGCCAAGGGTGCACAGGTTGAAATCCAGCTCCCAGATCTCGGTATCAACACAGTCATCGCATCCTCCCAAGATGGCCTGGCAAAAGCCGAGATCGAAGCCAGCCCGGAATTATGGTCCCCCTCCACCCCGCGCCTTTATGACGTTATCGCTCGCCTCGGCGAGGATGAAGTGCGCGACCGGGTTGGCTTTCGCCAGATTGAGCAGGTCGGAGCCGGCCTGCTGTTGAACGGAAAACCGCTCTTCCTGCGTGGTATTTCCGTGCATGAAGATGACAAGGTCAAGGGCAAGGTAACGAGCAAGGAAGATCTGGAGCGCCGCTTCGCGCACGCCAAGGATCTGAATTGCAACTTCCTGCGCCTGGCCCACTATCCGCACCATGAAATGGCTGCCAAGATGGCCGATGAACTGGGTTTCCTTCTGTGGGAAGAAATTCCGGTCTATTGGGCGATCGATTTCGAAAATCCAGCCACCTTCAAGGATGCACAGAACCAGTTGATCGAACTTATAAAGCGCGATCGCAACCGTGCCAGTGTCATCATCTGGTCCGTTGGCAATGAAAACCCGGATACCGATGCTCGCCTTGATTTCATGCGCCGCTTGTCAGAAACCGCAAAGCAGGTTGACCCGACCCGGTTGACCTCAGCAGCCTGTTTGATCAACCACGCGAAGAAAAAGATCGAAGATCGCCTGTCGAATTACATCGACGTGATCGGGATCAATGAATATTACGGCTGGTATGAGGAAAACTTTGAAGATCTCGTTGAAATCGGCGTGAACTCTTCTCCTGACAAACCGGTTGTCATTTCGGAGACCGGAGCTGATGCCGATATCAGCGCGGCGGGCCCCAAAAAAGGGCTCTTTAGTGAAGCCTATCAGACCGAGGTCTACGAAAAGCAGATCGCAACCCTGCGGGAACTCGATTACGTCAAGGGCATATCGCCCTGGATCCTGTACGACTTCCGCGTGGAGCGCCGTCAGAATGTCTTCCAGCGCGGAGGCAACAAGAAGGGGCTGATCGACGCTGACAAGGCAACCAAGAAAGAGGCCTTCCACAAGCTTGCGGCATTCTACGCCGAGAAGCGACTGGAAGGTGAACAATAA
- a CDS encoding TRAP transporter substrate-binding protein, giving the protein MTRKLSIISAVAGAAFALTATAASAVTLKISHNNPEDHPVHQSMEFFADRVKELTNGDVKVRIYANAQLGTQRESMELVQNGTLAMAKSNASELEAFEESYSALNLPYLFTSEDHFFNALGGEIGDDILMSSKDKGFIGLTYYYEGARSFYANKAIKSPADLEGMKIRVQPSPSAIRMVELLGGNPTPITWGELYSALKQGVVDGAENNPTAMTTARHGEVSKVFSLDEHTMIPSVLVMSTKKWDSLSEEQQKAVKQAADESMDFHRDLWGKIVAKEIETAKSELGVEFVEVDKAPFAEATAPMVEEVAAKSERLADLISRIKAVK; this is encoded by the coding sequence ATGACTCGTAAGCTTTCCATTATTAGTGCGGTCGCTGGTGCTGCTTTTGCTTTGACTGCAACCGCAGCAAGCGCTGTTACCTTGAAAATCAGCCATAACAACCCTGAAGATCATCCTGTCCATCAGTCCATGGAGTTCTTTGCAGATCGCGTGAAAGAACTGACCAATGGCGATGTCAAAGTCCGCATCTATGCAAACGCTCAGCTTGGCACCCAGCGTGAATCCATGGAGCTTGTTCAGAATGGCACGCTGGCCATGGCAAAATCCAATGCTTCCGAGCTTGAAGCATTTGAAGAATCCTACAGCGCTCTGAACCTGCCATATCTCTTCACCTCTGAAGATCACTTCTTCAACGCACTTGGTGGTGAAATTGGTGACGACATCCTGATGTCTTCCAAAGACAAGGGCTTCATTGGTCTGACCTATTACTATGAAGGCGCACGCTCCTTCTATGCCAACAAGGCAATCAAATCTCCAGCCGATCTGGAAGGCATGAAAATCCGTGTGCAACCATCCCCTTCCGCGATCCGCATGGTTGAACTGCTTGGCGGTAACCCGACCCCGATCACCTGGGGTGAACTCTACTCTGCTCTGAAACAGGGTGTTGTTGACGGTGCCGAAAATAACCCGACCGCGATGACCACTGCGCGTCACGGCGAAGTATCCAAAGTCTTCTCCCTCGATGAACACACCATGATCCCTTCCGTTCTGGTGATGTCCACCAAGAAATGGGACAGTCTGAGCGAAGAACAGCAGAAAGCTGTCAAGCAGGCTGCTGACGAGTCGATGGACTTCCATCGTGATCTCTGGGGCAAAATCGTTGCTAAAGAAATCGAAACAGCCAAATCCGAACTCGGTGTGGAATTCGTCGAAGTCGACAAGGCTCCATTCGCTGAAGCAACCGCTCCGATGGTGGAAGAAGTCGCAGCCAAGTCCGAGCGTCTGGCTGACCTGATCTCCCGTATCAAGGCAGTTAAATAA
- a CDS encoding ABC transporter permease subunit — protein sequence MNNKTPKTKAGQAAEKLVEAQVGRSLWDDAWARLKANRAAMTSFVVLFFIALACFFGPFFTGHQYDTVYRNYVKVPSSLAAYPRDDEIAPALEKVLKRARLTAADIKIADKEVIVQATSKRAINEKAVRYFDRSDLFKNAAFSDFSDDKKSVTITAKIDRIHFYFGTDANGRDLLTRTLIAGRISLIIGLLASGVALLIGVTYGSLSGYFGGRVDLIMMRVVDVLYSLPFIFFVILLVVFFGRNFILMFIAVGAVEWLDMARIVRGQTLSIKRQEYVLAAEAMGVGAGGILRRHIIPNTLGPVVIFVTLLVPKVILLESFLSFLGLGVQEPMTSWGVLISEGARNLQGASWMLIFPSIFLTATLFALNFIGDGLRDALDPKDR from the coding sequence ATGAATAATAAAACTCCAAAAACCAAAGCCGGACAGGCAGCCGAAAAGCTGGTTGAAGCGCAGGTGGGTCGCTCCCTCTGGGATGATGCATGGGCGCGCCTGAAAGCAAACCGTGCGGCAATGACGTCCTTTGTCGTGCTGTTTTTTATCGCCTTGGCCTGCTTCTTTGGCCCCTTCTTTACCGGTCACCAGTATGACACGGTCTACAGAAACTATGTGAAGGTGCCCAGCTCTCTTGCTGCCTATCCAAGGGATGACGAGATTGCGCCTGCCTTGGAAAAAGTACTCAAGCGCGCGCGGCTCACCGCAGCGGACATCAAGATCGCCGACAAGGAGGTGATCGTACAGGCCACCTCCAAACGTGCCATCAATGAAAAGGCCGTCCGCTATTTCGATCGCTCGGACCTGTTCAAGAATGCGGCTTTTTCCGATTTTTCCGATGACAAGAAGAGTGTGACCATTACGGCCAAGATTGACCGTATACATTTCTACTTCGGCACCGACGCCAACGGACGTGATCTGTTGACGCGAACGCTGATCGCCGGACGGATCTCGCTGATCATCGGTCTGCTGGCTTCCGGCGTTGCTCTGCTCATCGGAGTGACCTATGGGTCGCTGTCGGGCTATTTCGGCGGCAGGGTCGACCTCATCATGATGCGCGTTGTCGATGTGCTCTATTCGCTACCTTTCATTTTCTTCGTGATTCTGCTGGTGGTCTTCTTCGGGCGAAACTTCATATTGATGTTCATCGCTGTGGGTGCGGTGGAATGGCTGGATATGGCCCGTATCGTGCGTGGGCAGACACTGTCGATCAAGCGGCAGGAATATGTGCTCGCCGCCGAGGCTATGGGCGTCGGGGCGGGAGGTATCCTGCGCCGGCATATCATTCCCAACACATTGGGGCCTGTGGTTATCTTCGTGACCCTTCTTGTGCCCAAGGTCATCCTGCTTGAAAGCTTCCTGTCCTTCCTTGGCCTCGGCGTTCAGGAGCCCATGACTTCATGGGGCGTGCTGATTTCCGAAGGCGCGCGCAACTTGCAAGGGGCCAGCTGGATGTTGATCTTCCCATCCATCTTCCTCACAGCAACGCTGTTTGCGCTCAATTTCATTGGTGACGGTCTGCGCGATGCGCTGGACCCCAAAGATCGATAG
- a CDS encoding TRAP transporter small permease, with amino-acid sequence MKQAVRLVNAVLGTLTVLIFTILVVCVVWQVVSRFILGTPSTTTDEIARFLFMWVAFVGAAYTLGLKRHLAIDIVTLIIEGPAVRYIRVAVLLIVAAFAGVVMLYGGLELMFKTLESGQMTPALRLPMGYVYGAIPFSGAMMLFYCAALILELFSPESGEESEEASEPTPAKQD; translated from the coding sequence ATGAAACAAGCTGTTCGCCTGGTAAATGCGGTTCTGGGAACCCTGACCGTTCTGATCTTTACCATTCTTGTCGTCTGCGTTGTCTGGCAGGTCGTCTCGCGTTTTATTCTTGGAACGCCAAGCACCACCACTGACGAAATCGCACGCTTCCTCTTCATGTGGGTCGCCTTTGTGGGCGCAGCTTACACGCTTGGCCTGAAGCGCCATCTGGCAATTGACATCGTCACACTGATCATTGAAGGCCCTGCGGTTCGCTATATCCGCGTTGCCGTTCTGCTGATTGTTGCCGCCTTTGCCGGTGTTGTGATGCTTTACGGTGGCCTTGAGCTGATGTTCAAGACCCTTGAGTCCGGCCAGATGACCCCAGCTCTTCGCCTGCCGATGGGCTATGTCTACGGCGCGATCCCCTTCTCAGGCGCCATGATGCTCTTCTATTGCGCAGCGCTGATCCTTGAGCTGTTTTCACCTGAAAGCGGGGAAGAGAGCGAAGAAGCCTCCGAGCCAACCCCTGCCAAACAAGACTAA
- a CDS encoding FCD domain-containing protein — MITDTGKRRYQEVAEALKKEMIDQSLSVGTRLRTERQIAEDFDVSRSVVREAIIMLEIEGLVSVRKGSGIYIERLPNQSEKNAIARSDIGPFELLQARQLLESNIAAFAATMVTKNDIQRMQEALDMEIQAIDSGKADYDGDEWFHRLIAESTQNGVLIDMVNDMWRLRKGNQIWDGLHARIFDESYRQQWLDDHQQILTALNRKDPGKARDAMWNHLENVRNTLLVLSDVEDPKFDGDLFKTPKVVKLNK; from the coding sequence ATGATCACGGATACAGGTAAGAGACGCTATCAGGAAGTTGCCGAGGCGCTGAAAAAGGAAATGATTGATCAGTCTCTCTCCGTGGGGACGCGTTTGCGGACGGAAAGACAGATTGCTGAAGATTTCGATGTGTCGCGTTCGGTTGTCCGTGAAGCGATCATCATGCTGGAAATCGAGGGTCTCGTGTCGGTACGCAAGGGGTCTGGCATCTATATCGAGCGTCTGCCCAATCAATCCGAAAAGAATGCCATCGCGCGCTCGGATATAGGACCGTTCGAATTGTTGCAGGCGCGTCAGTTGCTGGAAAGCAATATCGCCGCTTTTGCCGCAACCATGGTGACCAAGAACGACATTCAGCGCATGCAGGAAGCGCTAGACATGGAAATTCAGGCCATTGATTCTGGCAAGGCCGATTATGACGGCGACGAGTGGTTCCACCGACTGATCGCGGAATCCACTCAGAATGGCGTCCTGATCGATATGGTCAATGACATGTGGCGCCTTAGAAAAGGCAACCAGATATGGGATGGCCTGCATGCCCGCATCTTTGATGAGAGCTATCGTCAGCAATGGCTGGATGATCATCAGCAGATTCTGACGGCCCTCAACCGCAAGGATCCGGGCAAGGCCCGTGACGCCATGTGGAACCATCTCGAGAATGTGCGCAATACGCTTCTGGTGCTCTCAGATGTTGAGGATCCGAAGTTTGATGGAGATCTGTTCAAGACGCCCAAAGTCGTCAAGCTGAACAAGTAA
- a CDS encoding peptide ABC transporter substrate-binding protein produces MMKNSIAALLLAGVCALPLVATSASAEVVYNRGNSADPETLDQHKTQTVYESHILRDLYEGLLAYSADGKCVAGVAESWDISEDGLVYTFHFRDDAKWSNGDPVVAGDFVYSLRRIEDPETAAQYSTIMYPILNAEKVNKGELPTEELGVKAIDDATLEITLNAPTPYFLGQLCHQSALPVHPASVEKYGEDFSKPGNMVSNGAFTLAEFVPNSHVKAVKNPMFHDAADVKIDAVMYYPTEDRGAALRRFQAGELDSNNDAPVEQVDFMRENLGDQFRVAPYLGTYYYAVNTTEDKLADPKIRRALSMAIDREFIADDIWGGTMLPGYSLVPPGIGNYGEPAYADFKDMDQFDREDAAKAILEEAGYSEDKPLEVEIRYNTSENHKNTAVAIADMWKQIGVKTTLLNTDTKTHYANLREHAPFDFARAGWIGDYSDPQNFLMLVESDSGFNYAQWKNADYDALMDKAAMTVDLDKRAEILFNAEKIFMENQPYLPLLYYSSLSLVSDKLHGWEDNLLNVHPSRWMSKD; encoded by the coding sequence ATGATGAAAAATTCTATTGCAGCCCTCCTGCTGGCTGGAGTGTGCGCACTTCCGCTGGTTGCGACGTCTGCTTCTGCAGAGGTTGTCTATAACCGTGGTAACTCGGCTGATCCGGAAACCCTTGATCAGCACAAGACCCAGACGGTCTACGAATCCCATATCCTGCGCGATCTCTATGAAGGTCTTCTGGCCTACAGCGCAGACGGCAAATGCGTTGCCGGCGTAGCCGAATCCTGGGACATCTCCGAAGATGGTCTGGTCTATACCTTCCATTTCCGTGATGATGCCAAATGGTCCAACGGCGATCCTGTGGTTGCTGGCGATTTCGTCTATTCCCTGCGTCGTATTGAAGATCCGGAAACGGCTGCTCAATATTCCACCATCATGTATCCGATCCTGAATGCCGAGAAGGTCAACAAGGGTGAGCTGCCAACCGAAGAACTCGGTGTCAAGGCGATTGACGATGCCACTCTGGAAATCACACTGAATGCGCCGACCCCGTATTTCCTGGGTCAGCTCTGCCATCAGTCTGCTCTGCCAGTGCATCCGGCAAGCGTTGAAAAATATGGCGAGGATTTCTCCAAGCCGGGCAACATGGTTTCCAACGGTGCCTTCACGCTGGCCGAGTTCGTTCCGAACAGCCATGTGAAAGCTGTCAAGAACCCTATGTTCCATGACGCAGCAGACGTTAAAATTGATGCCGTCATGTATTACCCGACCGAAGATCGCGGGGCTGCTCTGCGCCGCTTCCAGGCTGGCGAACTGGATTCCAACAACGATGCTCCGGTCGAACAGGTCGACTTCATGCGTGAAAATCTGGGTGACCAGTTCCGCGTAGCCCCATATCTGGGCACCTACTATTACGCAGTGAACACCACCGAAGATAAGCTGGCCGACCCGAAAATCCGTCGCGCCCTGTCCATGGCGATTGATCGTGAATTCATCGCCGACGACATCTGGGGTGGCACCATGCTGCCGGGCTATTCGCTCGTTCCTCCCGGAATTGGCAACTATGGCGAACCTGCCTATGCCGACTTCAAGGATATGGACCAGTTCGACCGTGAAGACGCTGCAAAGGCCATTCTGGAAGAAGCCGGTTACAGCGAAGACAAGCCGCTCGAAGTGGAAATCCGCTACAATACGTCGGAAAACCACAAGAATACGGCCGTTGCCATTGCTGACATGTGGAAACAGATCGGTGTGAAAACCACGTTGCTGAACACCGACACCAAGACCCACTATGCGAACCTGCGTGAACATGCTCCGTTCGACTTTGCACGCGCTGGCTGGATCGGTGACTATTCAGACCCGCAGAACTTCCTGATGCTCGTAGAATCCGATTCCGGCTTCAACTATGCCCAGTGGAAGAATGCGGACTATGATGCACTGATGGACAAAGCTGCCATGACTGTGGATCTGGATAAACGCGCTGAAATTCTCTTCAACGCTGAAAAGATCTTCATGGAAAATCAGCCTTATTTGCCGCTGCTTTACTACAGCTCTCTTAGCCTTGTTTCCGACAAGCTGCATGGCTGGGAAGATAACCTCCTGAACGTCCATCCTTCTCGCTGGATGTCCAAGGACTAA
- the oppB gene encoding oligopeptide ABC transporter permease OppB, with product MLRYVFKRLLTAIPTLFIIVTLSFFLIRVAPGGPFDLERPLDPKVMENLNKIYNLDKSLLEQYFIYMNNVLHGNLGPSFFFRDFTVAEMFGNGLPISVEIGGYALLMAIIVGGALGVWAALKQNQLPDYSVMTVATMGITIPNFVVAPILTLIFGVMLGWLPVGGWNNGAWENKILPIVTLGLPQVAVVARLTRGAMIEALRSHHIRTARANGLPGWMVVVVHALRGALLPVVSYAGPAAAALLTGSVVIETVFGIPGVGRYFVQGALNRDYPLVMGTVIVIAVFIMVFNLIVDLLYAWLDPRVRYD from the coding sequence ATGCTGCGATATGTGTTCAAGCGACTGCTAACCGCTATTCCGACATTGTTCATCATTGTCACGCTTTCCTTTTTCCTCATCCGCGTGGCCCCCGGCGGGCCGTTTGATCTGGAGCGTCCGCTCGATCCCAAGGTGATGGAAAATCTCAACAAGATCTACAATCTCGATAAGTCCCTGCTGGAGCAATATTTCATTTATATGAATAACGTGCTGCACGGCAATCTGGGCCCGAGCTTCTTCTTCCGTGATTTCACGGTTGCCGAAATGTTTGGCAACGGGTTGCCTATTTCCGTTGAAATCGGCGGATATGCGCTGCTGATGGCGATTATTGTTGGCGGAGCACTTGGTGTCTGGGCCGCTCTTAAACAGAACCAGTTGCCCGACTATTCTGTGATGACGGTTGCGACCATGGGCATCACCATTCCCAACTTTGTTGTTGCGCCAATCCTGACGCTGATCTTCGGGGTCATGCTGGGATGGCTGCCCGTTGGTGGCTGGAACAATGGGGCTTGGGAGAATAAGATCCTGCCGATTGTCACGCTCGGCCTGCCGCAGGTTGCCGTCGTGGCGCGCCTGACGCGCGGTGCCATGATCGAAGCGCTACGCTCGCATCATATCCGAACCGCCCGTGCCAACGGACTACCCGGCTGGATGGTTGTTGTTGTTCATGCCCTGCGTGGCGCCTTGTTGCCGGTTGTTTCCTATGCCGGTCCGGCCGCAGCTGCTTTGCTGACCGGCTCGGTGGTGATTGAAACCGTCTTCGGTATTCCTGGCGTTGGCCGCTATTTCGTACAGGGCGCGCTCAACCGCGACTATCCTCTGGTCATGGGCACCGTGATTGTCATTGCGGTCTTCATCATGGTCTTCAACCTGATCGTCGACCTGCTTTATGCCTGGCTCGATCCACGCGTGCGCTACGATTGA
- a CDS encoding ABC transporter ATP-binding protein — MTDTKTPLLDINDLHVHFETNSDKDVHAVRGIHMHIEKGETVAVVGESGSGKSQVMMSAMGLLADNGWVEGSVKYNGTEILGLSKRKLNSYRGSKMTMIFQEPMTSLDPLYTIGRQICEPLRVHQKMDKKRAMARALELLELVGIPEPKKRLKSYPHEMSGGQRQRVMIAMALANDPDLLIADEPTTALDVTIQAQILQLLADLQKKLGMAILFITHDLNIVRRFADRVYVMKTGEVVEEGNTAEIFDNPSHDYTRMLLSAEPEGTKEAPDTGAPILLEGKGVNVSFNITSGLFGSQTHVLRAVNNVDIRLHQGQTIGIVGESGSGKSTLGRALLRLTDISGEVLLDGVDMSQIAGDAMREQRKRLQLVFQDPFGSLSPRMMVGQIITEGLLVHHPELSAKERDLRAIEALEEVQLDPSMRNRYPHEFSGGQRQRIAIARAMVLKPRIVVLDEPTSALDRSVQKQIVDLLRDLQDKNNLSYLFISHDLTVVRAMSDYVMVMKQGVIVEEGLTEQIFDAPRELYTKQLMAAAFDLEPISA, encoded by the coding sequence ATGACAGATACCAAAACACCTCTGCTCGATATCAATGATCTGCATGTGCATTTTGAAACCAACAGCGACAAGGATGTGCATGCCGTGCGCGGCATTCACATGCATATCGAAAAGGGCGAAACGGTTGCAGTTGTTGGAGAATCCGGCTCTGGCAAAAGTCAGGTCATGATGTCGGCCATGGGCCTTCTGGCCGATAATGGTTGGGTAGAAGGCTCGGTGAAATATAATGGCACCGAAATTCTGGGGCTCTCCAAACGCAAGCTGAATAGCTATCGCGGCTCCAAGATGACCATGATCTTTCAGGAACCCATGACCTCGCTTGATCCGCTCTATACCATTGGTCGGCAGATTTGCGAGCCTTTGCGGGTTCACCAGAAAATGGACAAGAAGCGTGCGATGGCGCGTGCGCTTGAGCTGTTGGAACTGGTGGGGATTCCTGAGCCGAAAAAGCGGCTCAAATCCTATCCTCATGAGATGTCCGGCGGCCAGCGTCAGCGCGTCATGATTGCCATGGCGCTTGCCAATGATCCTGATCTGCTGATCGCAGATGAACCGACCACGGCTCTGGATGTGACCATTCAGGCCCAGATTCTGCAGCTGTTGGCTGATCTTCAGAAAAAATTGGGCATGGCCATCCTCTTCATTACTCACGACCTGAACATCGTGCGTCGCTTCGCCGACAGGGTTTATGTGATGAAGACAGGAGAAGTGGTGGAAGAAGGCAACACGGCTGAAATTTTCGACAATCCGAGCCACGATTATACCAGAATGCTGCTTTCGGCCGAACCTGAAGGCACAAAGGAAGCTCCTGACACGGGGGCTCCGATTCTGCTCGAAGGCAAGGGCGTCAATGTTAGCTTCAACATCACATCTGGCTTGTTCGGCTCGCAAACCCATGTACTGCGCGCTGTCAACAATGTTGATATCCGCCTGCATCAAGGGCAGACCATTGGCATTGTCGGGGAATCTGGCTCGGGAAAATCCACCCTTGGGCGGGCGCTCCTGCGACTGACAGATATCAGCGGCGAGGTTTTGCTTGATGGGGTCGACATGAGCCAGATTGCGGGGGACGCTATGCGCGAACAGCGCAAGCGCTTACAGTTGGTCTTTCAGGATCCCTTCGGCTCCCTGTCGCCGCGTATGATGGTGGGACAGATTATTACGGAAGGTCTTCTGGTGCATCACCCTGAATTGTCGGCAAAAGAGCGTGACTTGCGTGCGATTGAAGCTCTGGAAGAAGTGCAGCTTGATCCATCCATGCGCAACCGTTATCCGCACGAATTCTCCGGCGGTCAGCGTCAGCGTATTGCGATTGCACGGGCCATGGTGCTTAAGCCAAGAATCGTGGTGCTGGATGAGCCAACATCCGCTCTGGACCGGTCGGTGCAAAAGCAGATTGTCGATCTGCTGAGGGATCTGCAAGATAAGAACAATCTTTCTTATCTCTTCATCTCACACGACCTAACCGTTGTCAGAGCCATGTCTGACTATGTGATGGTCATGAAGCAGGGCGTCATTGTGGAAGAGGGGCTGACGGAGCAGATCTTTGATGCGCCAAGAGAGCTCTATACCAAACAGTTGATGGCGGCAGCTTTCGATCTGGAGCCGATCTCTGCGTGA